The Pangasianodon hypophthalmus isolate fPanHyp1 chromosome 5, fPanHyp1.pri, whole genome shotgun sequence genome includes a window with the following:
- the LOC113525900 gene encoding prostaglandin F2 receptor negative regulator, whose protein sequence is MRKEKGAFCLFVLFMALAVLCESRVVKVPAGPLVRVEGQSVSIRCDVSDYEGPPEQDFDWNLIPDGETSVPLISTFEPLYTDPSMMDRIRSGDISVKKLADDAAELTIRKVRASDSTIYRCSTPSTDSSVKGNYYADVELKVIGDSLKVAPAISQPTVSEGESVKLLCNISRAYTAHTSLSVTWSVRKGATSLEELLTFGPDGMNVGQAFAQRYADGELTLVLPGGGSYGLIMKGVKPEDKGVYVCTGREWTRQPGGGKGWQNILERSEEMGNVSVTPLAQSLVVSLEKNVTLNVDDTLNLTCSVAANGLLSLGMEVVWLVKGLSGSDNQQVLLHVGRDGQVLTGSELVGMSRVQPGTFRLLLPKVQPSDSGLYSCQVKCWLPQGSGGWYQAAEKTSDSIQVRVTQLEPDFKVGLTAPRIPQFTDDPTELLCEVTNLLNIQDGRLSVTWSYANVPEDTSRPITTIASIDHHGVLVPGDLYRQRLGNGNIAVTRSGLSTFRLQLLHTQDKDMGFYSCSVAAWTRGHQGEWNKAKELKSIPVEVQWSSKTPVLSVAAKQVRGASTGGSTFEMSCQVTGQNIQNPGYSVLIRFEDTAGGKSRKVLSLSADSILHLEEGMVPSRADSVTLEKMGPLEYHFRLHGAQVSDRGFYYCDVTAWTRDQSNTWNSGVSAESNKIQLDFADTGPVFNVSIYSDSSQVTPGDTVKMECIMSVQGATSNTGEVAYDVQWFQSPAQTMENGAVPLISMDHWGVVKKSGGNESTLCSIERTDRDTFVLRVYHVQDRDMGEYYCTAKLWHFSPDTRLWSEGQKLTSAPVFLSISLALWDSMKNPVLYGLGAALVAALLSIVLGLITSRCCFSRNPMHTPRSKLMDLEMD, encoded by the exons ATGCGAAAAGAAAAAGGAGCCTTTTGTCTTTTCGTTTTGTTCATGGCACTTG ctgtgctgtgtgaGAGCAGGGTGGTGAAAGTGCCTGCTGGTCCACTGGTGCGTGTCGAGGGCCAGTCTGTGTCGATCCGCTGTGATGTCTCAGACTATGAGGGGCCGCCTGAGCAGGATTTTGATTGGAACCTGATTCCGGATGGAGAAACCAGTGTCCCGCTCATCTCCACTTTCGAGCCGTTGTACACAGACCCATCGATGATGGACCGGATCAGAAGTGGTGATATCAGCGTTAAGAAACTGGCAGATGACGCAGCAGAGCTGACTATAAGAAAGGTCAGGGCCTCGGACAGCACCATCTATCGATGCAGCACACCCAGCACTGATTCGTCTGTCAAAGGGAACTACTATGCAGATGTAGAACTTAAAG TTATTGGTGACTCTCTAAAAGTGGCTCCAGCCATTTCTCAGCCAACAGTCTCAGAAGGCGAGTCAGTGAAGCTGCTGTGCAACATCAGTCGGGCCTACACAGCACACACTTCCCTGTCTGTCACTTGGTCCGTTAGAAAAGGGGCTACCTCTTTGGAAGAGCTCTTGACATTTGGACCAGACGGGATGAACGTGGGACAAGCCTTTGCCCAGCGTTATGCAGATGGTGAACTTACCTTGGTACTCCCTGGCGGTGGCAGTTATGGCTTGATCATGAAGGGGGTGAAACCAGAGGATAagggtgtgtatgtatgcacagGCAGAGAGTGGACGAGGCAGCCTGGAGGAGGGAAGGGCTGGCAGAATATTCTAGAAAGGAGTGAAGAAATGGGGAATGTTTCAGTCACACCCTTAG CCCAGTCTCTGGTGGTTTCTCTGGAGAAGAATGTTACACTCAATGTGGACGACACTCTGAATCTGACCTGCTCAGTAGCTGCTAATGGCCTGCTTTCTCTGGGAATGGAGGTGGTATGGCTGGTCAAGGGACTTAGCGGCTCTGACAATCAGCAAGTGCTGCTCCATGTTGGACGTGATGGCCAAGTGCTGACTGGCTCCGAGCTGGTGGGCATGAGCAGGGTTCAGCCAGGCACCTTCAGGCTTCTCCTCCCTAAAGTGCAGCCCTCAGACTCCGGCCTGTACTCATGCCAGGTGAAGTGCTGGTTGCCACAGGGTAGTGGAGGATGGTATCAGGCTGCTGAGAAGACCTCTGATTCTATCCAAGTTCGGGTGACACAGCTTG AACCAGATTTTAAGGTTGGTCTCACAGCCCCTCGTATCCCTCAGTTCACTGATGACCCCACCGAACTGCTGTGTGAGGTGACCAATCTACTGAACATACAGGATGGTCGTCTGAGTGTGACCTGGTCCTATGCCAACGTTCCAGAAGACACATCTCGGCCCATAACGACCATCGCTTCCATAGATCATCATGGTGTACTGGTACCAGGAGATTTGTATCGACAGCGGCTGGGTAATGGAAATATAGCAGTGACTCGCAGTGGTCTGAGCACATTCAGGCTGCAACTGCTACATACTCAGGACAAGGACATGGGCTTTTACTCCTGCAGTGTCGCTGCCTGGACCCGTGGCCACCAGGGAGAATGGAACAAGGCCAAAGAGCTTAAGTCCATTCCTGTTGAAGTACAGTGGTCCTCTAAGA CACCAGTGCTTAGTGTGGCAGCTAAACAAGTAAGAGGGGCCTCGACAGGCGGCTCTACGTTTGAGATGAGCTGCCAGGTGACTGGCCAGAACATACAAAATCCCGGCTATTCAGTGCTCATCCGCTTTGAAGATACGGCAGGTGGAAAGTCACGTAAAGTTCTGTCTCTGAGTGCAGACTCCATACTGCACCTGGAGGAAGGAATGGTGCCCAGCCGTGCTGATAGTGTGACTCTAGAGAAGATGGGCCCATTAGAGTACCACTTCCGTCTGCATGGAGCTCAAGTCTCTGACCGAGGCTTCTACTACTGTGATGTGACAGCTTGGACACGTGATCAGAGCAACACATGGAACAGTGGAGTCAGTGCtgaatcaaataaaatacagcttGACTTTGCTGACACAG GTCCAGTATTCAATGTGTCCATTTACTCAGACAGCAGTCAGGTTACGCCTGGGGACACAGTCAAAATGGAGTGCATTATGTCTGTACAGGGGGCTACATCCAACACAG GTGAGGTGGCGTATGATGTTCAGTGGTTCCAGAGTCCAGCACAGACGATGGAGAATGGTGCTGTGCCCCTGATCAGCATGGACCACTGGGGAGTGGTAAAGAAGAGCGGAGGAAATGAGAGCACactgtgtagtatagagcgtacAGACAGGGACACATTTGTGCTCCGTGTTTACCACGTTCAAGACAGGGACATGGGCGAGTACTACTGCACTGCCAAACTCTGGCATTTCTCTCCTGACACTCGACTTTGGAGTGAGGGGCAGAAACTCACCTCTGCCCCAGTCTTTCTCTCCATCAGCCTAGCAT TGTGGGACTCCATGAAGAACCCAGTGTTGTATGGCCTTGGAGCAGCTCTAGTTGCTGCCCTACTGTCCATTGTTCTTGGACTCATCACTTCCCGCTGCTGCTTCTCCAGAAACCCGAtgcacacaccacgcagcaagCTCATGGACCTGGAGATGGACTGA